A DNA window from Macadamia integrifolia cultivar HAES 741 chromosome 4, SCU_Mint_v3, whole genome shotgun sequence contains the following coding sequences:
- the LOC122077510 gene encoding protein argonaute 7 isoform X1: protein MEETEDSKSSKTCSSEPWSCRGRTQPHQRRHPLPLLPHSFHNVFGYHDHRFQKSPALLPLPPPIHLQLPVISPPIQTQKFRSKTHMQHTAWKQKKPTRTSSADTQVSASTVSQAVEEGLQQKQSMPTRGEDKRGETAQQALVAPKRPDSGGIEGSLIPLLANHFLVQFDSSQKIFHYDVEISPQPSKEVARMIKQKFVQDHSAAFSNVQTAFDGRKNLYSPVEFQNDKLEFYISLPIPMAKSIWPSQGTSDRTENHHELKLFRVNIRLVSKLDGRELSCYLNKEGDDWAPLPQEYLHSLDIVLRQGPIEKCIPVGRSLYSSSMGGSKDIGGGAVGLRGFFQSLRPTQQGLALNVDFSVTAFHESIGIIQYLQKRLESLKDLSQRKTRGLVGEEKKDVEKALKNIRVFVCHRETNQRYRVHSLTNEATENLWFKDRGGKDLRLVDYFKDYYNLDIQFRNLPCLQISRSKPCYLPMELCVVCEGQKYLGKLSDDQTARILKMGCQRPKERKAIIDGVMGGTFGPTSSEHGREFKLHVSREMTRLNGRVLQPPKLKLGDSGNVTNLVPSRHDRQWNLLDSHVFEGTRIERWALISFGGTPDQRSNIPRFIDQLSQRCEQLGIFLNKNTLIRPQFEPIQVLNNVALLESKLKKIHRASSRNLQLLICVMERKHKGYADLKRIAETGVGVVTQCCLYPNLAKLGSQFLANLALKINAKIGGCTVALYNSLPSQVPRLFEDDDPAIFMGADVTHPHPLDDSSPSIAAVVGTMNWPAANKYISRMRSQTHRQEIIEDLGDMVAELLEDFYQEVNNKLPKRIIFFRDGVSETQFYKVLQEELKAIRVACSRFPSYKPSITFMVVQKRHHTRLFPYKSDPSLTGGNVLDENIPPGTVVDTIVTHPREFDFYLCSHWGVKGTSRPTHYHVLWDENKFTSDELQKLVHNLCYTFVRCTKPVSLVPPAYYAHLAAYRGRLYLERSDLPLFARTTAALSRSAPPKATPLPKLNDNLRKLMFYC, encoded by the exons ATGGAAGAAACTGAAGACTCTAAATCTAGCAAAACCTGCAGTTCCGAGCCTTGGAGTTGCAGAGGGAGGACTCAACCTCATCAGCGTCGGCATCCACTTCCTCTGCTTCCTCATTCGTTTCATAACGTATTTGGTTACCATGACCACCGGTTCCAAAAGTCTCCAGCCCTTCTTCCTTTACCTCCTCCGATACATCTGCAACTACCTGTAATTTCACCTCCAATCCAAACCCAGAAGTTTAGATCAAAAACCCATATGCAGCACACTGCATGGAAGCAGAAAAAGCCTACCCGCACCAGCTCTGCGGATACCCAGGTCTCAGCATCTACTGTTTCACAAG CAGTAGAAGAGGGTCTTCAACAGAAACAAAGCATGCCAACCAGAGGAGAAGATAAAAGAGGAGAAACTGCTCAGCAGGCGCTCGTAGCACCGAAAAGACCAGACTCTGGTGGCATAGAAGGTTCTTTGATCCCCCTCCTTGCTAACCATTTTCTCGTCCAATTTGATTCCTCCCAAAAGATTTTCCATTATGATGTCGAGATCTCTCCACAACCTTCCAAGGAAGTCGCGAGGATGATCAAGCAGAAATTTGTACAGGACCACTCAGCTGCATTCTCCAATGTTCAAACAGCCTTTGATGGCAGAAAGAACCTCTATAGCCCTGTGGAATTCCAAAACGACAAGCTTGAATTCTACATTAGCCTCCCAATCCCCATGGCGAAATCCATTTGGCCGTCTCAGGGAACCAGTGATAGAACAGAGAACCACCATGAACTTAAACTTTTCAGAGTAAACATTAGGCTTGTTTCAAAGTTGGATGGGAGGGAATTGAGCTGCTACCTGAACAAGGAGGGTGATGACTGGGCTCCTCTTCCCCAGGAATATCTCCATTCATTGGATATTGTCCTCCGGCAGGGCCCAATTGAGAAATGCATACCAGTTGGTAGGTCCCTGTATTCAAGTTCAATGGGTGGAAGTAAAGATATTGGAGGAGGAGCAGTTGGGTTAAGAGGGTTCTTCCAGAGCCTTAGACCAACTCAACAGGGTCTGGCCCTCAATGTGGATTTCTCTGTGACAGCTTTTCATGAGAGTATTGGCATAATCCAGTATTTGCAGAAGCGGCTTGAGTCCCTAAAAGATCTTTCTCAGAGGAAAACTAGAGGTTTGGtgggggaagagaaaaaagacGTAGAGAAGGCCTTGAAGAATATTAGAGTATTTGTATGCCATAGAGAAACTAATCAGAGGTATCGAGTGCATAGCTTAACTAACGAAGCAACCGAGAATCTCTGGTTTAAGGACAGGGGTGGGAAGGATTTGAGATTGGTTGATTACTTCAAGGATTACTACAACCTTGATATACAGTTTAGGAACTTGCCATGCTTGCAGATTAGCCGGAGCAAACCATGTTATCTCCCTATGGAGCTCTGTGTGGTGTGTGAAGGTCAGAAATATCTTGGGAAGCTCTCTGATGATCAGACAGCAAGAATCCTTAAGATGGGATGCCAGAGACCTAAGGAACGAAAAGCCATTATTGATGGAGTCATGGGAGGAACATTTGGACCAACAAG CAGTGAGCATGGAAGAGAATTCAAGCTCCATGTTTCAAGAGAAATGACCAGATTGAATGGCAGAGTACTTCAACCGCCCAAGCTGAAGCTTGGGGACAGTGGCAATGTAACAAATCTAGTTCCTTCCCGCCATGACAGGCAGTGGAACCTTCTTGATAGCCATGTCTTTGAAGGTACTCGAATAGAAAGGTGGGCATTAATAAGTTTCGGGGGCACTCCTGATCAGAGGTCTAATATTCCAAGATTCATAGACCAACTATCTCAAAGATGTGAGCAATTGGGTATCTTTCTTAATAAGAATACTCTTATTAGGCCCCAGTTTGAACCAATCCAAGTTCTCAACAATGTCGCTTTGTTGGAATCCAAGCTCAAAAAGATCCACAGAGCTTCATCAAGGAACCTCCAATTGCTAATATGTGTAATGGAGAGAAAGCACAAAGGGTATGCAGATTTGAAACGAATTGCTGAGACTGGTGTTGGGGTTGTGACTCAATGTTGCTTGTACCCTAATCTAGCTAAGCTGGGCTCCCAGTTTCTAGCAAACTTAGCTCTTAAAATCAATGCCAAGATTGGGGGCTGTACAGTGGCTTTATACAATTCATTACCTTCCCAAGTACCAAGGCTCTTTGAGGATGATGATCCTGCAATCTTCATGGGTGCTGATGTTACCCACCCACACCCACTTGATGATTCCAGCCCCTCCATTGCAGCAGTTGTGGGTACCATGAACTGGCCTGCGGCAAACAAGTACATATCAAGGATGAGATCACAAACCCATCGACAAGAAATCATTGAGGATCTTGGTGATATGGTGGCAGAATTACTGGAAGATTTCTACCAGGAAGTGAACAATAAGCTACCCAAGAGAATTATCTTCTTCAGAGATGGGGTGAGTGAGACCCAGTTCTACAAGGTTCTTCAAGAGGAGTTAAAGGCCATAAGAGTGGCTTGTTCTAGGTTCCCTAGTTACAAGCCTTCCATTACTTTCATGGTAGTTCAGAAGAGGCACCACACAAGGCTCTTCCCATACAAAAGTGACCCATCTTTAACTGGAGGCAACGTCTTGGATGAGAACATACCACCAGGGACTGTTGTGGATACCATTGTTACTCACCCAAGGGAGTTTGATTTCTACCTTTGTAGCCATTGGGGGGTGAAGGGTACAAGCAGGCCAACCCATTACCATGTCTTGTGGGATGAGAACAAGTTCACTTCTGATGAACTACAAAAGCTAGTTCATAATCTCTGCTACACTTTCGTAAGGTGCACCAAACCAGTTTCTCTGGTTCCTCCAGCTTATTATGCCCACCTTGCTGCCTACAGAGGTAGGCTTTACCTTGAGAGATCAGACTTACCATTATTTGCTAGAACCACTGCTGCACTCTCCAGATCTGCCCCTCCCAAGGCAACTCCTTTGCCAAAACTAAATGATAACCTTAGGAAGCTCATGTTCTACTGCTGA
- the LOC122077510 gene encoding protein argonaute 7 isoform X2: MEETEDSKSSKTCSSEPWSCRGRTQPHQRRHPLPLLPHSFHNVFGYHDHRFQKSPALLPLPPPIHLQLPVISPPIQTQKFRSKTHMQHTAWKQKKPTRTSSADTQVSASTVSQVEEGLQQKQSMPTRGEDKRGETAQQALVAPKRPDSGGIEGSLIPLLANHFLVQFDSSQKIFHYDVEISPQPSKEVARMIKQKFVQDHSAAFSNVQTAFDGRKNLYSPVEFQNDKLEFYISLPIPMAKSIWPSQGTSDRTENHHELKLFRVNIRLVSKLDGRELSCYLNKEGDDWAPLPQEYLHSLDIVLRQGPIEKCIPVGRSLYSSSMGGSKDIGGGAVGLRGFFQSLRPTQQGLALNVDFSVTAFHESIGIIQYLQKRLESLKDLSQRKTRGLVGEEKKDVEKALKNIRVFVCHRETNQRYRVHSLTNEATENLWFKDRGGKDLRLVDYFKDYYNLDIQFRNLPCLQISRSKPCYLPMELCVVCEGQKYLGKLSDDQTARILKMGCQRPKERKAIIDGVMGGTFGPTSSEHGREFKLHVSREMTRLNGRVLQPPKLKLGDSGNVTNLVPSRHDRQWNLLDSHVFEGTRIERWALISFGGTPDQRSNIPRFIDQLSQRCEQLGIFLNKNTLIRPQFEPIQVLNNVALLESKLKKIHRASSRNLQLLICVMERKHKGYADLKRIAETGVGVVTQCCLYPNLAKLGSQFLANLALKINAKIGGCTVALYNSLPSQVPRLFEDDDPAIFMGADVTHPHPLDDSSPSIAAVVGTMNWPAANKYISRMRSQTHRQEIIEDLGDMVAELLEDFYQEVNNKLPKRIIFFRDGVSETQFYKVLQEELKAIRVACSRFPSYKPSITFMVVQKRHHTRLFPYKSDPSLTGGNVLDENIPPGTVVDTIVTHPREFDFYLCSHWGVKGTSRPTHYHVLWDENKFTSDELQKLVHNLCYTFVRCTKPVSLVPPAYYAHLAAYRGRLYLERSDLPLFARTTAALSRSAPPKATPLPKLNDNLRKLMFYC, encoded by the exons ATGGAAGAAACTGAAGACTCTAAATCTAGCAAAACCTGCAGTTCCGAGCCTTGGAGTTGCAGAGGGAGGACTCAACCTCATCAGCGTCGGCATCCACTTCCTCTGCTTCCTCATTCGTTTCATAACGTATTTGGTTACCATGACCACCGGTTCCAAAAGTCTCCAGCCCTTCTTCCTTTACCTCCTCCGATACATCTGCAACTACCTGTAATTTCACCTCCAATCCAAACCCAGAAGTTTAGATCAAAAACCCATATGCAGCACACTGCATGGAAGCAGAAAAAGCCTACCCGCACCAGCTCTGCGGATACCCAGGTCTCAGCATCTACTGTTTCACAAG TAGAAGAGGGTCTTCAACAGAAACAAAGCATGCCAACCAGAGGAGAAGATAAAAGAGGAGAAACTGCTCAGCAGGCGCTCGTAGCACCGAAAAGACCAGACTCTGGTGGCATAGAAGGTTCTTTGATCCCCCTCCTTGCTAACCATTTTCTCGTCCAATTTGATTCCTCCCAAAAGATTTTCCATTATGATGTCGAGATCTCTCCACAACCTTCCAAGGAAGTCGCGAGGATGATCAAGCAGAAATTTGTACAGGACCACTCAGCTGCATTCTCCAATGTTCAAACAGCCTTTGATGGCAGAAAGAACCTCTATAGCCCTGTGGAATTCCAAAACGACAAGCTTGAATTCTACATTAGCCTCCCAATCCCCATGGCGAAATCCATTTGGCCGTCTCAGGGAACCAGTGATAGAACAGAGAACCACCATGAACTTAAACTTTTCAGAGTAAACATTAGGCTTGTTTCAAAGTTGGATGGGAGGGAATTGAGCTGCTACCTGAACAAGGAGGGTGATGACTGGGCTCCTCTTCCCCAGGAATATCTCCATTCATTGGATATTGTCCTCCGGCAGGGCCCAATTGAGAAATGCATACCAGTTGGTAGGTCCCTGTATTCAAGTTCAATGGGTGGAAGTAAAGATATTGGAGGAGGAGCAGTTGGGTTAAGAGGGTTCTTCCAGAGCCTTAGACCAACTCAACAGGGTCTGGCCCTCAATGTGGATTTCTCTGTGACAGCTTTTCATGAGAGTATTGGCATAATCCAGTATTTGCAGAAGCGGCTTGAGTCCCTAAAAGATCTTTCTCAGAGGAAAACTAGAGGTTTGGtgggggaagagaaaaaagacGTAGAGAAGGCCTTGAAGAATATTAGAGTATTTGTATGCCATAGAGAAACTAATCAGAGGTATCGAGTGCATAGCTTAACTAACGAAGCAACCGAGAATCTCTGGTTTAAGGACAGGGGTGGGAAGGATTTGAGATTGGTTGATTACTTCAAGGATTACTACAACCTTGATATACAGTTTAGGAACTTGCCATGCTTGCAGATTAGCCGGAGCAAACCATGTTATCTCCCTATGGAGCTCTGTGTGGTGTGTGAAGGTCAGAAATATCTTGGGAAGCTCTCTGATGATCAGACAGCAAGAATCCTTAAGATGGGATGCCAGAGACCTAAGGAACGAAAAGCCATTATTGATGGAGTCATGGGAGGAACATTTGGACCAACAAG CAGTGAGCATGGAAGAGAATTCAAGCTCCATGTTTCAAGAGAAATGACCAGATTGAATGGCAGAGTACTTCAACCGCCCAAGCTGAAGCTTGGGGACAGTGGCAATGTAACAAATCTAGTTCCTTCCCGCCATGACAGGCAGTGGAACCTTCTTGATAGCCATGTCTTTGAAGGTACTCGAATAGAAAGGTGGGCATTAATAAGTTTCGGGGGCACTCCTGATCAGAGGTCTAATATTCCAAGATTCATAGACCAACTATCTCAAAGATGTGAGCAATTGGGTATCTTTCTTAATAAGAATACTCTTATTAGGCCCCAGTTTGAACCAATCCAAGTTCTCAACAATGTCGCTTTGTTGGAATCCAAGCTCAAAAAGATCCACAGAGCTTCATCAAGGAACCTCCAATTGCTAATATGTGTAATGGAGAGAAAGCACAAAGGGTATGCAGATTTGAAACGAATTGCTGAGACTGGTGTTGGGGTTGTGACTCAATGTTGCTTGTACCCTAATCTAGCTAAGCTGGGCTCCCAGTTTCTAGCAAACTTAGCTCTTAAAATCAATGCCAAGATTGGGGGCTGTACAGTGGCTTTATACAATTCATTACCTTCCCAAGTACCAAGGCTCTTTGAGGATGATGATCCTGCAATCTTCATGGGTGCTGATGTTACCCACCCACACCCACTTGATGATTCCAGCCCCTCCATTGCAGCAGTTGTGGGTACCATGAACTGGCCTGCGGCAAACAAGTACATATCAAGGATGAGATCACAAACCCATCGACAAGAAATCATTGAGGATCTTGGTGATATGGTGGCAGAATTACTGGAAGATTTCTACCAGGAAGTGAACAATAAGCTACCCAAGAGAATTATCTTCTTCAGAGATGGGGTGAGTGAGACCCAGTTCTACAAGGTTCTTCAAGAGGAGTTAAAGGCCATAAGAGTGGCTTGTTCTAGGTTCCCTAGTTACAAGCCTTCCATTACTTTCATGGTAGTTCAGAAGAGGCACCACACAAGGCTCTTCCCATACAAAAGTGACCCATCTTTAACTGGAGGCAACGTCTTGGATGAGAACATACCACCAGGGACTGTTGTGGATACCATTGTTACTCACCCAAGGGAGTTTGATTTCTACCTTTGTAGCCATTGGGGGGTGAAGGGTACAAGCAGGCCAACCCATTACCATGTCTTGTGGGATGAGAACAAGTTCACTTCTGATGAACTACAAAAGCTAGTTCATAATCTCTGCTACACTTTCGTAAGGTGCACCAAACCAGTTTCTCTGGTTCCTCCAGCTTATTATGCCCACCTTGCTGCCTACAGAGGTAGGCTTTACCTTGAGAGATCAGACTTACCATTATTTGCTAGAACCACTGCTGCACTCTCCAGATCTGCCCCTCCCAAGGCAACTCCTTTGCCAAAACTAAATGATAACCTTAGGAAGCTCATGTTCTACTGCTGA
- the LOC122077510 gene encoding protein argonaute 7 isoform X3 → MEETEDSKSSKTCSSEPWSCRGRTQPHQRRHPLPLLPHSFHNVFGYHDHRFQKSPALLPLPPPIHLQLPVISPPIQTQKFRSKTHMQHTAWKQKKPTRTSSADTQVSASTVSQAVEEGLQQKQSMPTRGEDKRGETAQQALVAPKRPDSGGIEGSLIPLLANHFLVQFDSSQKIFHYDVEISPQPSKEVARMIKQKFVQDHSAAFSNVQTAFDGRKNLYSPVEFQNDKLEFYISLPIPMAKSIWPSQGTSDRTENHHELKLFRVNIRLVSKLDGRELSCYLNKEGDDWAPLPQEYLHSLDIVLRQGPIEKCIPVGRSLYSSSMGGSKDIGGGAVGLRGFFQSLRPTQQGLALNVDFSVTAFHESIGIIQYLQKRLESLKDLSQRKTRGLVGEEKKDVEKALKNIRVFVCHRETNQRYRVHSLTNEATENLWFKDRGGKDLRLVDYFKDYYNLDIQFRNLPCLQISRSKPCYLPMELCVVCEGQKYLGKLSDDQTARILKMGCQRPKERKAIIDGVMGGTFGPTSEHGREFKLHVSREMTRLNGRVLQPPKLKLGDSGNVTNLVPSRHDRQWNLLDSHVFEGTRIERWALISFGGTPDQRSNIPRFIDQLSQRCEQLGIFLNKNTLIRPQFEPIQVLNNVALLESKLKKIHRASSRNLQLLICVMERKHKGYADLKRIAETGVGVVTQCCLYPNLAKLGSQFLANLALKINAKIGGCTVALYNSLPSQVPRLFEDDDPAIFMGADVTHPHPLDDSSPSIAAVVGTMNWPAANKYISRMRSQTHRQEIIEDLGDMVAELLEDFYQEVNNKLPKRIIFFRDGVSETQFYKVLQEELKAIRVACSRFPSYKPSITFMVVQKRHHTRLFPYKSDPSLTGGNVLDENIPPGTVVDTIVTHPREFDFYLCSHWGVKGTSRPTHYHVLWDENKFTSDELQKLVHNLCYTFVRCTKPVSLVPPAYYAHLAAYRGRLYLERSDLPLFARTTAALSRSAPPKATPLPKLNDNLRKLMFYC, encoded by the exons ATGGAAGAAACTGAAGACTCTAAATCTAGCAAAACCTGCAGTTCCGAGCCTTGGAGTTGCAGAGGGAGGACTCAACCTCATCAGCGTCGGCATCCACTTCCTCTGCTTCCTCATTCGTTTCATAACGTATTTGGTTACCATGACCACCGGTTCCAAAAGTCTCCAGCCCTTCTTCCTTTACCTCCTCCGATACATCTGCAACTACCTGTAATTTCACCTCCAATCCAAACCCAGAAGTTTAGATCAAAAACCCATATGCAGCACACTGCATGGAAGCAGAAAAAGCCTACCCGCACCAGCTCTGCGGATACCCAGGTCTCAGCATCTACTGTTTCACAAG CAGTAGAAGAGGGTCTTCAACAGAAACAAAGCATGCCAACCAGAGGAGAAGATAAAAGAGGAGAAACTGCTCAGCAGGCGCTCGTAGCACCGAAAAGACCAGACTCTGGTGGCATAGAAGGTTCTTTGATCCCCCTCCTTGCTAACCATTTTCTCGTCCAATTTGATTCCTCCCAAAAGATTTTCCATTATGATGTCGAGATCTCTCCACAACCTTCCAAGGAAGTCGCGAGGATGATCAAGCAGAAATTTGTACAGGACCACTCAGCTGCATTCTCCAATGTTCAAACAGCCTTTGATGGCAGAAAGAACCTCTATAGCCCTGTGGAATTCCAAAACGACAAGCTTGAATTCTACATTAGCCTCCCAATCCCCATGGCGAAATCCATTTGGCCGTCTCAGGGAACCAGTGATAGAACAGAGAACCACCATGAACTTAAACTTTTCAGAGTAAACATTAGGCTTGTTTCAAAGTTGGATGGGAGGGAATTGAGCTGCTACCTGAACAAGGAGGGTGATGACTGGGCTCCTCTTCCCCAGGAATATCTCCATTCATTGGATATTGTCCTCCGGCAGGGCCCAATTGAGAAATGCATACCAGTTGGTAGGTCCCTGTATTCAAGTTCAATGGGTGGAAGTAAAGATATTGGAGGAGGAGCAGTTGGGTTAAGAGGGTTCTTCCAGAGCCTTAGACCAACTCAACAGGGTCTGGCCCTCAATGTGGATTTCTCTGTGACAGCTTTTCATGAGAGTATTGGCATAATCCAGTATTTGCAGAAGCGGCTTGAGTCCCTAAAAGATCTTTCTCAGAGGAAAACTAGAGGTTTGGtgggggaagagaaaaaagacGTAGAGAAGGCCTTGAAGAATATTAGAGTATTTGTATGCCATAGAGAAACTAATCAGAGGTATCGAGTGCATAGCTTAACTAACGAAGCAACCGAGAATCTCTGGTTTAAGGACAGGGGTGGGAAGGATTTGAGATTGGTTGATTACTTCAAGGATTACTACAACCTTGATATACAGTTTAGGAACTTGCCATGCTTGCAGATTAGCCGGAGCAAACCATGTTATCTCCCTATGGAGCTCTGTGTGGTGTGTGAAGGTCAGAAATATCTTGGGAAGCTCTCTGATGATCAGACAGCAAGAATCCTTAAGATGGGATGCCAGAGACCTAAGGAACGAAAAGCCATTATTGATGGAGTCATGGGAGGAACATTTGGACCAACAAG TGAGCATGGAAGAGAATTCAAGCTCCATGTTTCAAGAGAAATGACCAGATTGAATGGCAGAGTACTTCAACCGCCCAAGCTGAAGCTTGGGGACAGTGGCAATGTAACAAATCTAGTTCCTTCCCGCCATGACAGGCAGTGGAACCTTCTTGATAGCCATGTCTTTGAAGGTACTCGAATAGAAAGGTGGGCATTAATAAGTTTCGGGGGCACTCCTGATCAGAGGTCTAATATTCCAAGATTCATAGACCAACTATCTCAAAGATGTGAGCAATTGGGTATCTTTCTTAATAAGAATACTCTTATTAGGCCCCAGTTTGAACCAATCCAAGTTCTCAACAATGTCGCTTTGTTGGAATCCAAGCTCAAAAAGATCCACAGAGCTTCATCAAGGAACCTCCAATTGCTAATATGTGTAATGGAGAGAAAGCACAAAGGGTATGCAGATTTGAAACGAATTGCTGAGACTGGTGTTGGGGTTGTGACTCAATGTTGCTTGTACCCTAATCTAGCTAAGCTGGGCTCCCAGTTTCTAGCAAACTTAGCTCTTAAAATCAATGCCAAGATTGGGGGCTGTACAGTGGCTTTATACAATTCATTACCTTCCCAAGTACCAAGGCTCTTTGAGGATGATGATCCTGCAATCTTCATGGGTGCTGATGTTACCCACCCACACCCACTTGATGATTCCAGCCCCTCCATTGCAGCAGTTGTGGGTACCATGAACTGGCCTGCGGCAAACAAGTACATATCAAGGATGAGATCACAAACCCATCGACAAGAAATCATTGAGGATCTTGGTGATATGGTGGCAGAATTACTGGAAGATTTCTACCAGGAAGTGAACAATAAGCTACCCAAGAGAATTATCTTCTTCAGAGATGGGGTGAGTGAGACCCAGTTCTACAAGGTTCTTCAAGAGGAGTTAAAGGCCATAAGAGTGGCTTGTTCTAGGTTCCCTAGTTACAAGCCTTCCATTACTTTCATGGTAGTTCAGAAGAGGCACCACACAAGGCTCTTCCCATACAAAAGTGACCCATCTTTAACTGGAGGCAACGTCTTGGATGAGAACATACCACCAGGGACTGTTGTGGATACCATTGTTACTCACCCAAGGGAGTTTGATTTCTACCTTTGTAGCCATTGGGGGGTGAAGGGTACAAGCAGGCCAACCCATTACCATGTCTTGTGGGATGAGAACAAGTTCACTTCTGATGAACTACAAAAGCTAGTTCATAATCTCTGCTACACTTTCGTAAGGTGCACCAAACCAGTTTCTCTGGTTCCTCCAGCTTATTATGCCCACCTTGCTGCCTACAGAGGTAGGCTTTACCTTGAGAGATCAGACTTACCATTATTTGCTAGAACCACTGCTGCACTCTCCAGATCTGCCCCTCCCAAGGCAACTCCTTTGCCAAAACTAAATGATAACCTTAGGAAGCTCATGTTCTACTGCTGA